A window of Sphingobacterium sp. SRCM116780 contains these coding sequences:
- the galE gene encoding UDP-glucose 4-epimerase GalE, with amino-acid sequence MSKILVTGGTGYIGSHTVVELHNAGYTPIIVDNLSNSSIKMLDQIEKIIGVKPEFHQFDLCDDTKVLEFVKNNSDISGVIHFAASKAVGESVKNPLKYYHNNFFSLINLLEAYREKPVNFVFSSSCTVYGEPDYLPVDEAAPVKKATSPYGNTKQIAEEILEETAKAYDNFNIIALRYFNPVGAHESALIGELPLGVPQNLLPFITQTAIGKREQLTVFGNDFETPDGFCVRDFIHVVDLAKAHVAAIKLLEKGNPAGKYDVFNVGTGKGYSVLEAIKAFEEASGQKLNYVVGPRREGDIVKVYGDATKSTNELHWKAELGIFEMMDSAWKWEKYLQENPIV; translated from the coding sequence ATGAGCAAAATACTTGTAACAGGCGGCACAGGCTATATTGGTTCGCATACCGTTGTTGAATTACACAATGCAGGCTATACACCTATTATCGTTGACAACTTATCTAATTCTAGCATCAAAATGTTAGATCAAATTGAGAAAATCATAGGGGTAAAACCAGAGTTTCATCAATTTGATTTATGTGATGATACAAAGGTTCTAGAATTTGTTAAAAACAATAGTGATATTAGTGGTGTTATCCATTTTGCAGCATCTAAAGCTGTAGGAGAATCTGTTAAAAATCCTTTAAAATATTATCATAACAACTTTTTCTCATTAATCAACCTACTGGAAGCTTATCGTGAGAAGCCTGTAAATTTTGTATTTTCTTCCAGCTGTACCGTATATGGTGAACCGGATTATTTACCCGTTGACGAAGCAGCTCCTGTAAAGAAAGCCACTTCTCCTTATGGTAACACCAAACAAATTGCAGAAGAAATATTAGAAGAAACAGCAAAGGCTTATGATAACTTCAATATCATTGCATTACGCTACTTCAATCCAGTAGGCGCTCATGAGTCAGCATTAATTGGAGAATTACCCTTAGGAGTTCCTCAAAATTTATTACCATTTATCACACAGACAGCGATCGGTAAGCGTGAGCAATTAACGGTATTTGGAAATGACTTTGAAACACCAGACGGATTCTGCGTGCGTGATTTTATTCACGTTGTTGATTTAGCAAAAGCACATGTTGCGGCGATCAAATTATTAGAAAAAGGTAATCCAGCAGGTAAATATGATGTGTTTAATGTTGGAACTGGAAAAGGTTACTCTGTTTTAGAAGCGATTAAGGCTTTTGAAGAAGCATCTGGTCAAAAACTGAACTATGTGGTTGGTCCTCGTCGTGAAGGTGATATCGTAAAAGTATATGGTGACGCAACTAAATCTACCAATGAATTGCATTGGAAAGCAGAACTAGGGATCTTCGAAATGATGGATAGTGCCTGGAAATGGGAGAAATATCTACAAGAAAATCCAATCGTTTAA
- the hemW gene encoding radical SAM family heme chaperone HemW encodes MPFCKQACHYCDFHFSTSLKYKDEMLSMFQKEIELRSNYLEDRNVKSIYFGGGTPSILAAEDISRLIDKVSKHFDIDPDVEITLEANPDDLHREKVEQLRQTEVNRFSIGIQSFFEEDLRWMNRAHNQQEAESCIMRVQDAGFENITCDLIYGYPLLTNAKWKSNMQKLVDFQIPHISSYSMTVEKKTALDHMIKTGKAPAIDSDQAADHMLMLIDYLKNEGFEQYEISNFAKNGMYAKHNTSYWKGKHYLGIGPSAHSFNGNSRSWNIANNAKYIHDISENTLPLETENLSTHDRLNEYTMTSLRTMWGINLVVVEDKFGTDVKNQLLKIAEEFIYNKQLTHLENQLTLTDAGKLMADHIMSELFIVDDNSEYE; translated from the coding sequence ATTCCATTTTGTAAGCAAGCCTGTCATTACTGCGACTTTCATTTCAGCACTTCGTTGAAATATAAAGACGAGATGCTCAGTATGTTTCAAAAAGAAATAGAACTTCGATCCAATTACCTGGAAGACAGAAATGTCAAGTCCATCTATTTCGGAGGAGGTACACCCTCTATCTTAGCCGCTGAAGATATCTCTCGATTAATCGATAAAGTATCCAAACATTTTGATATTGATCCTGATGTAGAAATCACATTGGAAGCCAATCCAGATGATCTGCATCGAGAAAAAGTAGAACAACTACGCCAAACTGAAGTCAACCGCTTTAGCATAGGCATTCAATCGTTCTTTGAAGAAGACCTGAGGTGGATGAATCGTGCCCATAACCAACAAGAAGCAGAATCATGTATCATGCGTGTACAAGACGCAGGATTTGAAAATATTACCTGTGATCTCATTTATGGATATCCGTTATTGACCAATGCAAAGTGGAAATCGAATATGCAGAAATTAGTCGATTTTCAAATCCCCCATATTTCATCTTATTCGATGACTGTGGAAAAGAAAACAGCATTGGATCATATGATCAAAACGGGTAAAGCTCCTGCTATCGATAGTGATCAGGCTGCCGATCATATGTTGATGCTCATTGACTATTTAAAAAATGAAGGTTTTGAGCAATATGAAATATCCAATTTTGCTAAAAATGGCATGTATGCCAAACACAATACCAGCTATTGGAAAGGAAAACATTATCTCGGTATTGGACCATCAGCACATTCTTTCAATGGCAATTCCCGTTCTTGGAATATTGCAAATAATGCAAAATACATCCATGATATTTCAGAAAATACGCTTCCATTAGAAACGGAAAACTTATCCACACATGATCGTCTCAATGAATATACGATGACTTCCCTTCGTACGATGTGGGGAATTAATCTCGTAGTCGTGGAAGATAAATTTGGTACTGATGTTAAAAATCAGCTATTGAAAATTGCAGAGGAATTTATCTATAACAAGCAATTAACACATCTAGAAAACCAACTTACCCTTACGGATGCAGGAAAGTTAATGGCCGATCATATTATGTCAGAACTGTTTATTGTGGACGACAATTCTGAATACGAATAA
- a CDS encoding 3-deoxy-D-manno-octulosonic acid transferase produces MRLIYSLGIYLYGLLLRIIAPFHPKAKLWVTGRKDWYARMSQTVEVGQKHIWFHFASLGEFEQGRAVLEGIKKDFPSKKIVITFYSPSGYEIRKNSNLADYVFYLPEDSAKNAKLFVDLINPEFVVFTKYEYWHYYFAELKSRNIPLLMISAIFRPNQVFFQSYGGFFRNILSAVTYFFMQNEESVHLLKEHGFRNVGLTGDTRFDRVVELPKQQKQISEIEQFVRGFPVLVAGSTWPEDEKLLKDLMERFSEWKLIIAPHEIHESHIAAIIALFPTALRFSHFSQYDQQQIKDAQVFIIDNIGMLSSLYGYGKITYIGGGFGAGIHNTLEAATYGLPVIFGPKYHKFQEAKDLIEQRAGFSIQNTTELITIFTQLQDDINRLAAGDQAKCYVRQHAGATAIIMKYLKSKELLK; encoded by the coding sequence ATGCGCCTTATTTATTCGTTAGGAATTTATCTTTATGGGCTTTTATTACGCATAATCGCACCTTTTCATCCCAAAGCGAAGCTATGGGTAACAGGTCGTAAGGACTGGTATGCGCGCATGAGTCAAACGGTTGAAGTTGGTCAAAAACACATTTGGTTTCACTTTGCATCCTTAGGTGAATTTGAACAGGGGAGAGCGGTTTTGGAAGGCATAAAAAAAGATTTTCCATCAAAAAAAATCGTCATCACTTTTTATTCTCCTTCCGGATATGAAATTCGGAAAAACAGCAATTTAGCAGATTATGTGTTTTATCTGCCTGAAGATTCAGCGAAAAATGCCAAGCTTTTTGTCGATTTAATTAACCCTGAGTTTGTTGTCTTCACCAAATATGAATATTGGCATTATTATTTTGCTGAATTGAAAAGCAGAAATATTCCTTTGTTGATGATCTCTGCGATCTTCAGACCTAATCAAGTTTTCTTTCAATCTTATGGAGGATTCTTTCGTAACATATTATCGGCAGTGACCTATTTTTTTATGCAAAATGAGGAAAGTGTGCACTTGTTGAAAGAACACGGATTTCGAAACGTCGGCTTAACGGGCGATACCCGTTTTGATCGAGTGGTTGAATTGCCAAAACAGCAAAAGCAGATCTCCGAAATCGAGCAATTTGTGAGAGGTTTTCCAGTGTTAGTCGCGGGCAGCACCTGGCCAGAAGATGAAAAGCTGTTGAAAGATTTAATGGAAAGATTCTCAGAATGGAAATTGATCATAGCACCTCATGAAATCCATGAATCACATATAGCAGCTATCATCGCTTTATTTCCTACAGCTTTACGATTCTCACATTTTAGTCAATATGATCAACAACAGATAAAAGATGCACAAGTATTCATTATCGATAATATAGGTATGTTGTCTTCTTTATATGGCTATGGTAAGATTACATATATTGGAGGTGGTTTTGGTGCTGGCATTCATAATACATTGGAAGCAGCTACTTATGGACTGCCGGTTATCTTTGGGCCGAAATACCATAAATTTCAGGAAGCTAAAGATTTGATTGAACAGAGAGCTGGATTTTCAATTCAAAATACAACAGAATTAATAACGATATTTACTCAACTGCAAGATGATATAAACCGACTAGCCGCAGGAGATCAGGCAAAATGCTACGTGCGACAACATGCAGGCGCAACGGCTATCATTATGAAATATTTAAAATCGAAAGAATTGTTGAAATGA
- a CDS encoding UDP-glucuronic acid decarboxylase family protein has product MENKIRNRILITGAAGFLGSHLCDRFIQEDYHVIGMDNLITGDIRNIEHLFKLSNFEFYNHDVSKFVHVAGHLDYILHFASPASPVDYLKIPIQTLKVGSLGTHNLLGLALQKRARILVASTSEIYGDPTVSPQSEDYWGNVNPVGPRGVYDEAKRFQEAITMAYHNFHHLETRIVRIFNTFGPRMRMNDGRAVPTFIKQALLGEDITLFGDGEQTRSFCYVSDQIEGIFKALHADCVEPINIGNTEEITLNQLAQEILEITQAKGKLVYQPLPTEDPKQRRPDISKAKRILNWEPLTSRITGLKSTIAYYQSLSIENLEHKDFTYYNYKQ; this is encoded by the coding sequence GTGGAAAATAAGATACGCAACCGAATATTAATAACTGGAGCTGCAGGATTTCTAGGTTCTCATCTTTGTGATCGTTTTATTCAAGAAGATTACCATGTTATTGGTATGGATAATTTGATAACGGGAGATATTCGTAATATTGAACACTTATTTAAACTTTCCAATTTTGAATTTTACAATCATGATGTTTCCAAGTTCGTACATGTAGCAGGACATTTGGATTACATCTTACATTTTGCTTCTCCTGCAAGTCCAGTAGATTACCTTAAGATTCCTATTCAAACACTAAAGGTTGGTTCTTTAGGCACCCATAACTTATTAGGCTTAGCCCTTCAAAAAAGAGCGCGAATTTTAGTGGCATCTACATCCGAAATCTATGGAGATCCAACAGTAAGTCCACAATCGGAAGATTACTGGGGGAATGTTAATCCTGTGGGCCCTCGTGGAGTTTATGATGAAGCTAAACGTTTTCAGGAAGCCATCACGATGGCTTACCATAACTTCCATCACTTAGAGACAAGGATTGTTCGTATTTTCAATACGTTTGGTCCGCGCATGCGTATGAATGATGGACGTGCTGTTCCGACCTTTATTAAACAAGCGTTATTGGGAGAAGATATCACCTTATTTGGAGATGGAGAGCAAACACGGTCTTTCTGCTATGTCTCTGATCAGATCGAGGGCATTTTTAAAGCCTTACATGCTGATTGTGTCGAACCTATCAATATCGGAAACACGGAAGAGATTACGCTGAACCAGTTAGCTCAGGAAATTTTGGAAATTACGCAAGCAAAAGGAAAATTAGTATACCAACCCTTACCAACAGAAGACCCTAAACAACGGAGACCTGATATTTCAAAAGCAAAACGCATTTTAAACTGGGAACCGCTGACTTCGAGAATAACAGGTTTGAAAAGTACGATTGCTTATTATCAATCGTTATCTATTGAAAATTTAGAACATAAAGACTTTACATATTATAATTATAAACAATGA
- a CDS encoding RtcB family protein: MNNRIMENKRINGNDLIALGYKENFALGEALKINKKRLGFTREQMIVKFTEVLTNPDAYLEDAIFQPLVAALLNVDEVAKNVITLKEGKQAYKIYGKEQIEDGALLQMDVAMKLPVAVAGALMPDAHQGYGLPIGGVLATTNAVIPYGVGVDIGCRMALSIFDVPEEHLYVHHDFYKKVLLDHTKFGAGHGYLKHERVDHAVLEHHAFETNDFVRQLKDKAWTQLGSSGGGNHFVEFGIMEFKESDMALGIEKGRYVALLTHSGSRGLGATIADHYTKLAKKVCQLPYEAQNLAYMGLDTAEGQEYWLAMNLAGDYASACHEVIHEKIKTALGAERLAMVENHHNFAWKELWKGEEVIVHRKGATPAAKGVLGIIPGSMATAGFLVRGKGEEAAIQSASHGAGRLMSRTKAIKTLAPDALKSMLLDHGVTLIGAGMDEAPMAYKNIHEVMAAQEDLVDVIASFSPKIVRMADDGSRED, from the coding sequence ATGAACAATAGAATTATGGAAAATAAAAGAATAAACGGTAATGACTTAATTGCCTTAGGATATAAAGAAAATTTTGCTTTAGGAGAAGCGTTAAAAATCAATAAAAAGAGATTGGGTTTTACACGAGAGCAAATGATAGTAAAATTTACAGAAGTGTTGACCAACCCTGATGCTTATCTAGAAGATGCAATATTTCAACCGTTAGTCGCAGCTCTTTTAAATGTGGATGAAGTCGCTAAAAATGTCATCACTTTAAAAGAAGGAAAACAAGCATATAAGATCTATGGGAAGGAGCAAATTGAAGATGGAGCATTGCTTCAAATGGATGTTGCCATGAAACTTCCAGTAGCTGTGGCAGGAGCATTGATGCCAGACGCGCACCAAGGGTATGGATTACCTATTGGCGGGGTGTTGGCAACAACCAATGCTGTAATCCCATATGGTGTAGGTGTTGATATCGGATGTCGTATGGCTTTATCGATCTTTGATGTGCCAGAAGAGCATTTGTATGTGCATCATGATTTTTATAAAAAAGTGTTACTGGATCATACCAAATTTGGAGCGGGTCACGGTTACCTGAAACATGAACGCGTTGATCATGCTGTCTTGGAGCATCATGCTTTTGAAACCAATGACTTTGTTCGTCAATTGAAAGATAAAGCGTGGACACAATTGGGATCTTCAGGAGGTGGAAATCACTTCGTTGAATTTGGAATCATGGAGTTTAAAGAATCAGATATGGCTTTAGGTATAGAAAAAGGTCGATATGTCGCTTTATTGACGCACTCTGGATCTAGAGGACTGGGAGCAACCATTGCCGATCACTATACAAAGTTGGCCAAAAAAGTTTGTCAGTTACCTTATGAGGCTCAAAATTTAGCTTACATGGGCTTGGATACTGCAGAAGGACAAGAATATTGGTTGGCGATGAATTTAGCGGGTGACTATGCCTCTGCTTGTCATGAGGTGATTCATGAAAAAATTAAAACTGCTTTGGGCGCAGAACGATTGGCGATGGTGGAGAATCATCATAATTTTGCTTGGAAGGAATTATGGAAGGGAGAGGAAGTGATCGTTCATCGTAAAGGAGCAACGCCAGCTGCCAAAGGTGTCTTGGGAATTATTCCTGGTTCTATGGCAACAGCAGGCTTCTTGGTAAGAGGAAAAGGAGAGGAAGCTGCTATACAATCTGCTTCACATGGAGCAGGTCGATTGATGAGTCGAACAAAAGCGATAAAAACCTTAGCTCCTGATGCTTTAAAATCAATGCTGCTTGACCATGGAGTTACGTTAATAGGAGCGGGTATGGATGAGGCGCCTATGGCTTATAAAAATATCCATGAGGTCATGGCTGCACAAGAAGATCTTGTGGATGTTATTGCGAGCTTCTCGCCAAAAATTGTTCGTATGGCGGATGATGGTAGCCGTGAAGATTAA
- a CDS encoding helix-turn-helix transcriptional regulator — MSINKLALIRYKTIDNCLCQRHRKWTLDDLIEKVSENLYELEGIHNGISRRTIQGDIQLMRSNKLGYNAPIIVTDRKFYSYADSKYSISNSPITSLDMEKMKEAVDLLKHLNGFSYFDEMSDMIVRLENNLIKSEGAQKPVVQMESNKLLKGLNWITIIHHAIREEIPLLITYKSFKSLGGTQAVYYPYLLKEYRNRWFLICKPKKGTLLLTLALDRIEDIDEMAKAGFIPYEGIDFERYFADTIGVTKTQKDRGQKVILKIDAYNAPYVETKPIHSSQQIIDKDDNGCILIRLDVVLNFELEREILGFGENMEVIAPRHLRERIKRRIEKNLKQYSKETV; from the coding sequence ATGTCAATCAATAAACTTGCTTTAATTCGCTACAAAACCATTGACAACTGCCTATGTCAGCGTCACCGAAAATGGACGTTAGATGATCTTATTGAGAAAGTATCAGAAAACTTGTACGAGTTAGAGGGAATCCATAACGGTATCAGTAGAAGAACCATTCAAGGAGATATTCAACTGATGCGCAGTAATAAATTGGGGTATAATGCACCTATTATTGTTACGGATAGAAAATTCTACAGCTATGCTGATTCAAAATACAGCATCAGCAATTCTCCAATCACCTCTTTAGATATGGAAAAGATGAAGGAGGCAGTAGATCTATTGAAGCATTTGAATGGTTTTTCGTATTTCGATGAGATGAGCGATATGATCGTGCGTTTAGAAAATAACTTAATCAAATCTGAAGGTGCACAGAAACCAGTTGTACAGATGGAAAGCAATAAGTTATTAAAAGGCTTAAACTGGATTACCATTATACACCATGCTATTCGGGAAGAGATTCCTTTACTCATCACCTACAAATCCTTTAAATCATTGGGAGGTACACAAGCTGTTTACTACCCATATCTGCTGAAAGAATATCGCAATCGCTGGTTTTTGATCTGTAAACCAAAAAAAGGAACTTTATTATTAACATTAGCTTTGGATCGTATCGAAGATATTGATGAAATGGCAAAAGCTGGATTTATCCCTTATGAAGGTATCGATTTCGAACGTTACTTTGCTGACACCATAGGGGTTACAAAAACTCAAAAAGACCGAGGACAAAAGGTGATTTTAAAAATTGATGCCTACAATGCTCCTTATGTAGAAACCAAACCAATACATAGTTCACAACAAATCATAGACAAAGATGATAACGGTTGCATACTGATCAGACTTGATGTTGTTCTGAACTTTGAGTTAGAAAGAGAGATCTTGGGTTTCGGAGAAAATATGGAAGTTATTGCACCTCGGCATTTACGAGAGCGTATCAAACGAAGGATTGAAAAAAACCTCAAGCAGTATAGCAAAGAAACAGTATGA
- a CDS encoding slipin family protein: protein MKRVTINTNEIGLVIKNNAVVRVLTIGKYWLGFGEKLDVYDLSKPVQSTLDIDVLLQVSGFAEHIELVEVADTEICLVFVNNNFKQMLAAGIHVFWKGLQNYRFQKEDITNIEIGATVNKQLLEKQTLLYYVRQFKLEPSEKGLLFLDGVFTKVLDAGTYYWWKNATSIAISKVDMRLTTMDIVGQEILTKDKAQIRINFSIQYQVVDVLKALLENKEFEKQLYMLMQLALRAYIGRMTLDELMENKSEINTQVLSETAAQVELLGVKVFHAGVKDIILPGDIREIMNQVLVAEKKAQANIITRREETASTRSLLNTAKLMEENAMLFKLKEMEYVEKIAEKINNISVSGNGQVVDQLKQLFVK, encoded by the coding sequence ATGAAAAGAGTAACGATAAATACAAATGAAATAGGATTGGTTATAAAAAACAATGCAGTTGTGCGTGTATTGACAATCGGAAAATATTGGTTAGGTTTTGGTGAAAAATTGGACGTATATGATCTATCAAAACCTGTTCAATCTACATTGGATATTGATGTATTGTTGCAGGTGTCAGGTTTTGCTGAGCATATTGAATTGGTAGAAGTGGCGGATACAGAGATCTGTTTGGTTTTTGTGAATAATAACTTCAAACAAATGCTCGCTGCAGGAATACATGTGTTCTGGAAAGGTTTACAAAATTATCGTTTCCAAAAGGAAGATATTACAAACATTGAGATTGGTGCAACAGTAAACAAACAACTATTAGAAAAACAAACGTTGTTGTATTATGTACGCCAATTTAAGTTGGAACCATCTGAAAAAGGATTGTTGTTTCTTGACGGGGTCTTTACGAAAGTATTGGATGCAGGAACATACTACTGGTGGAAAAATGCAACATCGATTGCAATTTCAAAAGTAGATATGCGGTTGACGACAATGGATATTGTGGGACAAGAGATCTTGACAAAAGATAAAGCACAAATTCGGATCAACTTCTCTATACAATATCAAGTTGTTGATGTGTTGAAAGCTTTATTGGAGAATAAAGAGTTTGAAAAGCAATTGTATATGTTGATGCAATTGGCATTGCGTGCTTACATTGGTCGAATGACGTTGGATGAATTGATGGAGAATAAATCTGAAATCAATACGCAAGTTTTATCGGAAACAGCTGCACAAGTGGAATTGTTAGGTGTGAAGGTATTCCATGCGGGTGTGAAAGACATTATCTTGCCAGGGGATATCCGTGAGATTATGAATCAGGTCTTGGTGGCAGAGAAAAAAGCACAGGCCAATATCATCACACGTCGTGAGGAAACTGCTTCGACAAGAAGCTTGTTAAATACGGCTAAGTTGATGGAAGAAAATGCAATGTTGTTTAAATTGAAAGAGATGGAGTACGTGGAGAAGATTGCCGAGAAAATAAATAATATCTCAGTGTCTGGAAATGGACAAGTGGTCGATCAACTGAAACAATTGTTTGTGAAATAA